One genomic window of Mucilaginibacter sp. SJ includes the following:
- a CDS encoding B12-binding domain-containing radical SAM protein, with protein sequence MNKILLFNPRSANNKYRIPNSILNIAASVDGKYDWVIVDGNCEHDPMVKIDSYLSTGEFKYFGFTVMPGPQLKQAITAAKTIKQRYPNTKMIWGGYFPSNQPNAVLYSGYVDFIINGPGDHAFPALIDALEKNEPYEFIRNLIYKTTDGKIIKTAKEDLLDQDSLPPLPYDKLNTFYPITKFLGKTYLGEKTMAYHSSIGCPFTCSFCAVVPIYEARWKAKSAQNVYKDVKYIKDKWGADAIEFHDNNFFVSEKRAVEFARLIKPENMTWWGMARIDTMSKFKDSSLAAIRESGCKIIFFGAESGNNAILEQMDKGGTQTGDQIIEFAERLKKFDIIPEYSFVLGTPAPTQEQVQSQIDFEIDFIKKVKAVNPKTEIVIYTYSPVPTEGSELFKQVMKSGFRFPETLEDWISPAWEAFDLRKNPLTPWLRPEMIDKIRNFETVLNGVYPTVTDIRLNMIKRMAIKLVATMRYKASMYHYPYEIKLLQKVWRYRQPEIQGF encoded by the coding sequence ATGAACAAGATATTATTATTTAACCCGCGCAGTGCAAATAACAAGTATCGCATACCTAATTCGATACTAAATATAGCGGCCTCGGTTGATGGAAAATATGATTGGGTAATTGTTGACGGCAATTGTGAGCATGACCCTATGGTTAAGATAGATAGCTATTTAAGTACCGGCGAGTTTAAATACTTTGGGTTTACAGTTATGCCCGGTCCGCAGTTAAAGCAGGCTATTACTGCGGCAAAAACTATAAAGCAAAGATATCCCAATACCAAAATGATCTGGGGCGGGTATTTTCCATCAAATCAGCCTAACGCGGTTTTATATTCCGGTTATGTCGATTTTATTATCAACGGGCCTGGTGATCACGCTTTCCCCGCCTTGATTGATGCCCTTGAGAAAAACGAACCTTATGAGTTTATCCGCAACCTCATCTATAAAACAACCGATGGCAAGATCATCAAAACCGCTAAGGAAGATCTTTTAGACCAAGATAGTTTGCCGCCTTTGCCATATGATAAGCTGAACACTTTTTATCCCATTACCAAGTTTTTGGGTAAAACCTATCTGGGCGAAAAAACGATGGCTTATCATTCCAGTATCGGCTGCCCCTTCACCTGCTCCTTTTGTGCTGTAGTGCCAATATATGAGGCAAGATGGAAGGCAAAATCAGCCCAGAATGTTTATAAGGATGTAAAATATATTAAAGATAAATGGGGTGCAGATGCCATTGAGTTTCATGATAACAATTTTTTTGTATCAGAAAAGCGCGCGGTTGAGTTTGCCCGTTTAATCAAACCCGAAAACATGACCTGGTGGGGTATGGCCCGCATCGATACCATGTCGAAATTTAAAGATTCATCCCTTGCCGCAATCCGCGAATCAGGATGTAAGATCATCTTTTTCGGAGCCGAAAGTGGTAACAATGCCATTTTAGAACAGATGGATAAGGGCGGCACGCAAACAGGCGACCAGATCATTGAGTTTGCCGAACGCCTTAAAAAGTTTGATATCATACCCGAATATTCTTTTGTATTAGGCACTCCGGCGCCAACCCAGGAACAGGTTCAGTCGCAAATTGATTTTGAAATAGACTTTATAAAAAAGGTAAAGGCTGTTAACCCTAAAACCGAGATCGTAATTTATACCTACAGTCCTGTGCCCACCGAAGGGTCGGAACTGTTTAAACAGGTAATGAAAAGCGGCTTCCGTTTTCCCGAAACACTGGAGGACTGGATCAGCCCGGCATGGGAAGCCTTTGATCTTCGTAAAAATCCGCTCACGCCATGGCTCAGGCCGGAGATGATTGATAAGATCAGAAATTTTGAAACGGTACTGAACGGGGTGTATCCAACGGTAACTGATATCAGGCTCAATATGATTAAACGTATGGCCATTAAACTGGTAGCTACCATGCGCTATAAGGCGAGCATGTACCATTATCCTTATGAAATAAAGTTGCTACAAAAGGTTTGGCGTTACAGACAGCCCGAAATACAGGGATTTTAA
- a CDS encoding radical SAM protein, producing MQMTGQSLYHTFQRFRTLQTHRVAALPIVILMPHSACNCRCVMCDIWKDNKNLKQLTEADVTDLLGALRKFGTKQVLMSGGEALLNTNFFRLCEILCAEKIKVTLLSTGLSIRKNAFDILRWVDDLIVSLDGDELLHDAIRNVPGAFNKLKEGVEYIKSLEPQYRITARTVIHRLNFRNWPAIIEAARQMGIDQVSFLPADVSSHAFNRQTAWAEPRQHEILPTESELAEFQEITNQVLANKGDFASRFIAESPAKIQDIYGYYAAFYGHNAFPFKKCNAPWVSAVIEADGAVRPCFFHEAIGNIRDNSLNDILNSKEAINFRKTLDMANDPTCVKCVCSLNLSPLARLD from the coding sequence ATGCAGATGACAGGCCAATCGTTATATCATACCTTTCAGCGTTTCCGCACATTGCAAACGCACCGCGTCGCTGCGCTACCCATCGTGATTTTGATGCCGCACAGTGCCTGCAACTGCCGTTGCGTAATGTGCGATATCTGGAAGGATAATAAAAACCTGAAGCAGCTTACCGAAGCCGACGTGACCGATCTGTTAGGTGCTTTACGAAAATTCGGTACTAAGCAGGTGCTGATGTCGGGCGGGGAAGCTTTGCTAAATACCAATTTTTTTAGGTTGTGTGAGATCCTGTGTGCCGAAAAGATCAAGGTTACACTGTTATCAACAGGTTTATCTATCAGGAAAAACGCGTTCGATATTTTAAGATGGGTTGATGATTTGATTGTTTCTTTAGATGGCGATGAACTTTTACATGATGCCATCCGAAATGTTCCAGGGGCATTCAATAAATTGAAGGAGGGAGTAGAGTACATCAAATCTCTCGAACCCCAATATCGCATTACAGCCCGTACCGTAATTCACCGTTTAAATTTCAGGAACTGGCCGGCCATTATTGAAGCCGCAAGGCAAATGGGCATTGACCAGGTGAGCTTTTTACCGGCTGATGTAAGCAGCCATGCCTTTAACCGCCAAACAGCATGGGCGGAGCCACGGCAACACGAGATACTGCCAACCGAAAGCGAACTTGCCGAGTTTCAGGAGATAACAAATCAGGTACTTGCCAACAAAGGTGATTTTGCCAGCAGGTTCATTGCTGAATCTCCTGCTAAGATCCAGGATATTTATGGTTATTATGCTGCTTTTTATGGTCATAATGCATTCCCGTTTAAAAAGTGTAATGCACCATGGGTGTCGGCAGTGATTGAGGCTGATGGCGCGGTAAGGCCTTGCTTTTTTCATGAGGCGATAGGTAACATCAGGGATAATTCATTAAATGATATTTTGAATAGCAAAGAGGCGATCAATTTTCGCAAAACGCTGGATATGGCTAATGACCCTACCTGTGTTAAATGTGTATGCTCGCTTAATTTATCGCCACTGGCGAGGTTGGATTAA